The following proteins are encoded in a genomic region of Glycine soja cultivar W05 chromosome 17, ASM419377v2, whole genome shotgun sequence:
- the LOC114392912 gene encoding uncharacterized protein At1g15400-like: MTELQRSVTSFRRQGSSGLVWDDKFIAGIENQNKQESGDDGSSPSLQRSRSAGAPPYRTVNVAPQAMDPPSPKLATCGFCALFRKPVSAKPNKSKRRTR; encoded by the coding sequence ATGACTGAGTTGCAAAGGTCAGTAACATCATTCAGAAGACAAGGGTCTTCGGGATTGGTTTGGGATGACAAATTCATCGCTGGAATTGAGAATCAGAACAAACAAGAAAGTGGTGATGATGGATCAAGTCCCTCGTTGCAGCGAAGCAGATCAGCGGGGGCACCACCTTATCGGACGGTCAACGTTGCACCACAAGCCATGGACCCTCCTTCTCCCAAGCTAGCAACTTGTGGCTTCTGTGCTCTCTTTCGGAAACCGGTTTCTGCCAAACCCAACAAATCTAAAAGACGTACTAGGTGA
- the LOC114392563 gene encoding zinc finger CCCH domain-containing protein 34-like → MDEDSLKRYTDCVYFLASPLTCKKGAECEYRHNEIARLNPRDCWYWLSGQCLNPTCAFRHPPLDGHTGAPVPSEPTQTSLPANKTLVPCYFFFNGFCNKGDRCSFLHGPDDSIFNIKPVKNENGSTDALNLENKAPSGNRTGVTSTPTDRSVAAPKNLSDLKHQPKEDHQLELPKNVKQQGDYLELSASEYKEAAVSRSDSSIPDDGFVHNVPHLCTGQSSEEQVNSHIEPEEWWESSPHSPGFDVLVHDEVENLGYEEDSEYLPVVDRDEQELNDQYFRYEFIDPVEYDTICPEADILYEQETYDGYRCLDRDLIHVNGRTVHAYATDAFLDPILSRKRIRTSAEMAAYDKNLDLRDHLRRRREVNGPPVTGFLRRQESSPLMVQNQERHLRHGIEQRPSRRLTSQLGYSAIDSTGEVETLSIGNKRRLFRQSQAQQHRPRKNYIEKLPKRQFVSSKISRKPVFKQRGLIHESSTFSGPKTLAEIKEEKMKKNAEGSLHWKSTSTDFQDPKPLSEILKVKRTMDQ, encoded by the exons ATGGACGAAGATTCGCTCAAGCGCTACACCGATTGCGTTTATTTCTTGGCCTCTCCCCTCACTTGCAAGAAG GGGGCTGAATGTGAGTATCGGCATAATGAGATTGCGAGGCTTAACCCTAGGGATTGCTGGTACTGGCTATCTGGCCAATGCCTTAATCCAACCTGTGCATTTAGACACCCT CCATTGGATGGGCATACTGGAGCGCCAGTGCCATCTGAACCTACTCAAACTTCATTACCTGCAAACAAGACACTGGTTCCctgttattttttcttcaatggaTTCTGCAACAAAGGTGACAGATGCTCATTTTTGCATGGGCCTGATGATagcatttttaatataaaaccgGTGAAGAATGAGAATGGAAGCACTGATGCACTCAACCTAGAAAATAAAGCACCATCTGGAAATAGAACAGGTGTAACGTCAACACCAACTGATCGATCTGTAGCTGCACCAAAGAATTTGTCTGATCTTAAACATCAGCCTAAGGAAGATCATCAGCTGGAATTACCCAAAAATGTTAAGCAGCAAGGTGATTACCTAGAGTTATCTGCTTCAGAATATAAAGAAGCTGCTGTGAGTAGGTCAGACTCTTCAATTCCAGATGATGGCTTTGTTCATAATGTACCTCATTTATGCACTGGGCAGAGCTCAGAGGAGCAAGTAAATAGTCACATAGAGCCCGAGGAGTGGTGGGAATCATCCCCTCATTCCCCTGGATTTGATGTTCTTGTTCATGATGAAGTGGAGAACTTGGGTTATGAGGAAGATTCTGAATATTTACCAGTGGTTGATAGGGATGAGCAAGAGCTGAATGACCAGTACTTCAGGTATGAATTTATAGATCCAGTTGAGTATGATACTATTTGCCCGGAAGCTGATATTCTGTATGAACAAGAAACATATGATGGTTACAGATGTTTAGATAGAGATCTCATTCATGTTAATGGAAGAACAGTTCATGCTTATGCCACAGATGCATTCTTAGATCCTATATTGTCCAGGAAAAGGATTCGGACATCAGCTGAGATGGCTGCTTATGACAAGAATTTAGATCTTCGTGACCATCTGAGGAGACGTAGAGAAGTTAATGGTCCTCCTGTTACAGGTTTCTTAAGAAGACAAGAATCATCTCCTTTGATGGTTCAAAACCAGGAAAGGCATCTGAGGCATGGCATTGAGCAGCGGCCAAGTAGAAGACTGACATCACAACTGGGATATAGTGCTATAGATTCAACTGGAGAGGTTGAAACTCTGTCAATTGGTAACAAGCGCAGGTTATTCAGGCAGTCCCAGGCCCAGCAACATAGACCAAGGAAGAATTATATAGAAAAACTACCAAAACGGCAGTTTGTTTCATCTAAAATATCCAGGAAACCAGTTTTTAAACAAAGGGGACTTATTCACGAGTCTTCTACATTTTCAGGACCTAAGACTCTTGCAGAaattaaagaagagaagatgaagaagaatgcTGAAGGAAGTTTACATTGGAAAAGCACATCAACTGATTTTCAGGATCCCAAACCTCTGAGTGAAATTCTCAAGGTCAAAAGGACCATGGATCAGTGA
- the LOC114393548 gene encoding F-box/kelch-repeat protein At3g23880-like: protein MAMVVGGLPRAAPVLAEDLSVEILSWLPVKVLIRFKCVSKTWNSLIFHPMLVKLHLERSSKNTHTLLKFIDIKCENYYAYPWGAFCSIRSLLENPSSTIDDGCHYFKKDCYFYVGSCNGLVCLHDYSSDEQWVRFWNPATRIMSEDSPHLRLHSGCYNAGPNSVEWFLGFGYDDWSDTYKVVVILSNTKTHEMEVSVHCMGDTDTCWRNILTCPWFLILGQVGRFVSGSINWITCGSTVNGFLVFSCDLKNETCRYLSAPDAPFEIPIALPSLGVLKGCLCASFNQKSHFVVWIMREFGVETSWTQLLNVSYQHLQLNPIHGYINITILYVSEDEDVFFLASHQDAEFILYDQRNNRISRTGDFNNCHKSSASSYDYVPSLVLPY from the coding sequence ATGGCAATGGTTGTTGGTGGTCTTCCACGCGCTGCTCCAGTACTTGCTGAGGATCTCAGCGTGGAAATTCTGTCATGGCTCCCTGTCAAGGTTCTCATTCGATTCAAGTGCGTTTCCAAGACTTGGAATTCCCTCATCTTTCATCCTATGTTGGTTAAATTGCACCTTGAAAGGTCCTCGAAAAACACCCACACCCTATTAAAGTTCATAGACATCAAATGCGAAAACTATTACGCATATCCCTGGGGCGCATTCTGCTCCATACGCTCTTTACTCGAGAACCCCTCATCCACTATTGATGACGGTTGCCACTACTTTAAAAAAGACTGTTACTTTTACGTTGGTTCCTGCAATGGCTTGGTCTGCTTGCATGATTATTCTTCCGATGAACAATGGGTCCGATTTTGGAACCCGGCCACAAGGATCATGTCCGAGGATTCGCCACACTTACGTCTCCATTCCGGCTGTTACAACGCAGGACCCAATTCTGTGGAGTGGTTTTTAGGGTTTGGGTACGATGATTGGAGTGACACGTACAAGGTGGTGGTAATCCTTTCCAATACTAAAACACATGAAATGGAGGTGAGTGTTCACTGCATGGGTGACACTGACACTTGCTGGAGAAATATTTTAACTTGTCCTTGGTTTCTCATTCTGGGACAAGTTGGACGGTTTGTGAGTGGCAGTATTAACTGGATCACTTGCGGGTCTACTGTCAATGGATTCTTAGTTTTTTCATGCGATCTAAAGAACGAGACATGCAGATATTTGTCCGCGCCTGATGCTCCTTTTGAAATCCCTATAGCTTTGCCTTCACTTGGGGTTTTGAAGGGTTGCCTTTGTGCTTCTTTTAATCAAAAGAGCCATTTTGTTGTTTGGATAATGAGGGAGTTTGGAGTTGAGACGTCTTGGACTCAGTTGCTGAATGTTAGTTATCAACATCTTCAATTGAATCCAATTCATGGCTATATAAATATTACGATTTTGTACGTGTCTGAAGATGAAGATGTCTTTTTTCTGGCAAGCCATCAAGATGCGGAGTTTATTCTTTATGATCAGAGGAATAACAGAATAAGCCGTACTGGAGATTTCAACAACTGCCACAAATCTTCGGCTTCGTCTTATGATTATGTTCCAAGCTTGGTTTTGCCATATTGA
- the LOC114391420 gene encoding NADH-cytochrome b5 reductase-like protein — translation MAALLRRFASATPIPSNSSHTNLRLPFTAIAAISGGVSFLFYHSSPNFAHSQEAEQVESKNIALVPDKWVEFKLQDTARVSHNTQLFRFSFDPTQKLGLDIASCILTRAPLGQDAEGKPKFVIRPYTPISDPESNGYFDLLIKVYPEGKMSQHFASLKPGDVVEVKGPIEKLRYTPNMKKHIGMIAGGTGITPMLQVIEAILRNPDDKTQISLLYANVSPDDILLKQKLDILATSHPNLKIFYTVDNPTKNWRGGAGYISKDVVVKGLPSPSDDTLILVCGPPGMMKAISGEKAKDWTQGEVSGILKEAGYTEQMVYKF, via the exons ATGGCTGCTCTCTTGAGGAGGTTTGCGAGCGCCACTCCGATCCCATCCAATTCCTCTCACACCAATCTCCGCCTTCCCTTCACCGCCATCGCCGCCATTTCCGGCGGAGTCTCCTTCCTTTTCTACCATTCCTCTCCCAACTTC GCTCATTCACAAGAAGCAGAACAAGTGGAAAGTAAAAACATCG CACTCGTTCCGGATAAATGGGTCGAGTTTAAGTTGCAGGATACTGCTAGGGTTAGTCACAATACCCAGCTATTCAG GTTTTCATTTGATCCCACTCAGAAATTGGGTCTGGATATTGCTTCTTGCATCCTTACAAG GGCTCCATTGGGACAAGATGCTGAAGGAAAACCAAAATTTGTCATACGCCC GTACACTCCTATTTCAGATCCAGAATCAAATGGCTATTTTGATTTGCTAATCAAG GTATATCCTGAAGGGAAAATGAGCCAGCATTTTGCAAGCTTAAAACCGGGTGATGTTGTTGAAGTGAAAGG GCCCATTGAAAAGCTCAGATATACTCCTAATATGAAGAAGCATATTGGCATG ATTGCTGGAGGCACAGGAATTACTCCTATGCTTCAGGTAATTGAAGCTATATTGAGGAATCCTGATGACAAAACTCAG ATATCTTTACTTTATGCTAATGTCTCCCCGGATGACATACTGCTTAAACAAAAGCTTGACATTCTTGCAACAAGCCACCCAAACTTAAAG ATATTCTACACTGTAGATAATCCAACGAAAAATTGGAGAGGAGGTGCAGGTTACATATCAAAGGATGTGGTTGTGAAAGGCTTACCCAGTCCTAGTGATGATACTCTAATACTT GTGTGTGGACCCCCGGGTATGATGAAAGCAATATCTGGAGAAAAGGCCAAGGACTGGACACAAGGAGAG GTTTCTGGCATCCTAAAAGAGGCTGGATACACTGAACAAATGGTATACAAATTCTGA
- the LOC114393546 gene encoding uncharacterized protein LOC114393546 — protein MLEMLERGILMSVQTMNHPPFLTGDAFRKRTQTRCRGRANSSTALQLSSDESGNYAEPCTSLLSQPNTIGVIGGVSLLSTLIFLEKLACWGSRNGKECPPFVVSSDPALSKMLSLRGPLPSARTRFDRIKLNQDLVIENLRCKRNFLQQSGARGLAMPCHLSHAWHSEISEDSSLPFLHVGDCVAMELKNAKLKPIHAAGIVRIGLLTTDSNFVASYYQERLQSQGFEVVLLDKATEEHVLVPAMEALYRKDIEGARNLLRIAIHVLLVRAVNLVLLASDDLLGVLPHNDPLLRKCIDPMDALARSTIHWAETMVKVHEKL, from the exons atgTTAGAGATGCTAGAAAGGGGCATATTGATGTCTGTGCAGACAATGAATCACCCTCCATTTCTTACTGGTGATGCCTTTAGAAAGAGGACTCAGACTCGGTGCAGAGGGAGAGCAAATTCAAGCACAGCTTTGCAGTTATCTTCTGATGAGAGTGGAAACTATGCAGAACCATGTACTTCCCTTCTAAGCCAACCAAACACTATTGGTGTTATAGGAGGGGTATCACTTCTATCAACTCTGATTTTCTTGGAGAAACTTGCTTGTTGGGGTTCAAGAAATGGTAAAGAATGTCCACCTTTTGTTGTTTCCAGTGATCCTGCGTTGAGCAAAATGCTTTCATTACGCGGTCCCCTCCCTTCAGCAAGGACCAGATTTGATCGTATCAAATTGAATCAGGACCTTGTGATTGAGAATTTGCGGTGCAAAAGGAACTTTCTTCAGCAGTCTGGAGCTCGGGGTTTGGCCATGCCTTGCCATCTCTCACATGCGTGGCACAGTGAAATTTCTGAGGATAGTTCACTACCCTTTCTTCATGTTGGTGATTGTGTGGCCATGGAACTCAAGAACGCCAAGTTGAAGCCAATTCATGCTGCTGGTATTGTGAGGATTGGACTGCTGACAACTGATTCAAATTTTGTAGCTAGTTATTACCAGGAGAGGCTTCAAAGTCAG GGATTCGAAGTAGTGTTGCTAGACAAAGCAACCGAAGAACATGTATTGGTTCCTGCAATGGAGGCATTGTACAGAAAGGACATAGAAGGGGCAAGGAATTTATTGAGGATTGCAATCCATGTTCTTTTGGTTAGGGCAGTGAACTTGGTGCTTCTGGCATCTGATGATTTGCTAGGGGTTCTCCCTCACAATGATCCTCTTCTAAGGAAATGTATAGACCCCATGGATGCTTTGGCCAGGTCAACTATACACTGGGCAGAAACAATGGTAAAGGTACACGAGAAGCTTTAG
- the LOC114393545 gene encoding nudix hydrolase 19, chloroplastic-like isoform X1 — MFIFQFLLLLPPTLRCFSKFPFPQTASSLTRAFSQSTSMSINLHSHAFSGNPLLSKFPLPGNPLSPSAALEALNARISLNNTHSSPSPSFKVLPFRNGRPLASSSAGTGDSPPIWDLGWLGLDDLRGIFENSGAQLSVDLLVYLNSSSEDDAVYWAIDVSDKVPELGSNNAAGLCFVELRTLMVATDWSDLQLMGNLAIAGHAKALLEWHNFSRFCGHCGEKTVPMEAGRRKKCSNDSCKKRIYPRVDPVVIMLVIDRENDRALLAKRPMRIARLYTCLSGFTEPGESLEEAVRRETWEETGIEVGEVVYHSSQPWPVAPNSIPCQLMVGFFAYAKSLEITVDKTELEDAQWFSREDVRKALTFAKYKQAQRTAAEKVEQMCKGLEKNRSLASDLNVESADEQHASIVVPGPFAIAYHLISSWAFSDQNVVNGVECNSKNPSDL; from the exons ATGTTCATCTTTCAGTTTCTCCTCCTCCTTCCTCCTACTCTCCGTTGCTTTTCAAAATTCCCCTTCCCCCAAACGGCGTCGTCTCTAACAAGAGCTTTCTCACAAAGCACCTCCATGTCCATAAACCTTCACTCTCACGCCTTCTCCGGCAACCCTCTGCTCTCCAAATTCCCACTCCCCGGCAACCCCCTTTCGCCCTCTGCAGCTCTCGAAGCTCTCAACGCGCGAATTAGCCTAAACAACACTCACTCTTCTCCCTCCCCGAGCTTCAAGGTGCTGCCTTTCAGAAATGGGAGGCCCTTGGCTTCTTCATCGGCCGGTACCGGCGACTCGCCGCCGATTTGGGATCTGGGTTGGCTCGGCTTGGACGATCTCAGGGGTATTTTCGAGAATTCAGGTGCCCAGTTGAGCGTGGACTTGTTGGTGTATCTGAATTCGAGTTCAGAGGACGACGCCGTTTACTGGGCAATCGATGTTTCTGATAAAGTACCTGAATTGGGTAGCAACAACGCGGCGGGGTTGTGTTTTGTGGAGCTTCGAACGCTCATGGTGGCTACAGACTGGTCGGATTTGCAACTGATGGGAAACTTGGCTATTGCTGGTCAT GCTAAGGCACTGCTGGAATGGCATAATTTTTCACGATTTTGTGGCCATTGTGGAGAGAAAACAGTCCCAATGGAAGCTGGGAGACGGAAGAAATGTTCAAATGATTCATGCAAGAAGAGGATATATCCACGTGTTGACCCA GTGGTCATTATGCTCGTTATTGATAGAGAGAATGACCGTGCTCTATTGGCTAAACGACCGATGCGTATAGCTCGATTGTATACCTGCTTATCAGGTTTCACAGAG CCAGGAGAAAGCTTGGAGGAAGCTGTAAGAAGAGAAACATGGGAAGAGACTGGTATTGAAGTGGGAGAAGTTGTTTACCACAGTTCTCAGCCATGGCCTG TTGCACCAAATAGCATTCCATGTCAGCTGATGGTTGGGttctttgcatatgcaaaatCCCTTGAAATAACTGTGGACAAGACAGAGTTAGAAG ATGCTCAGTGGTTCAGTAGAGAAGATGTAAGAAAAGCATTGACGTTTGCTAAATACAAGCAAGCCCAAAGAACTGCAGCAGAGAAGGTTGAGCAAATGTGTAAGGGACTAGAAAAGAATCGAAGCTTGGCTTCAGATCTCAATGTGGAGAGTGCTGATGAACAACACGCTTCAATAGTTGTTCCTGGACCCTTTGCGATAGCCTATCACCTTATTTCTTCTTGGGCCTTCTCAGATCAAAATGTAGTAAATGGTGTTGAATGCAATTCAAAAAACCCATCGGATCTATGA
- the LOC114393545 gene encoding nudix hydrolase 19, chloroplastic-like isoform X2 — MFIFQFLLLLPPTLRCFSKFPFPQTASSLTRAFSQSTSMSINLHSHAFSGNPLLSKFPLPGNPLSPSAALEALNARISLNNTHSSPSPSFKVLPFRNGRPLASSSAGTGDSPPIWDLGWLGLDDLRGIFENSGAQLSVDLLVYLNSSSEDDAVYWAIDVSDKVPELGSNNAAGLCFVELRTLMVATDWSDLQLMGNLAIAGHVVIMLVIDRENDRALLAKRPMRIARLYTCLSGFTEPGESLEEAVRRETWEETGIEVGEVVYHSSQPWPVAPNSIPCQLMVGFFAYAKSLEITVDKTELEDAQWFSREDVRKALTFAKYKQAQRTAAEKVEQMCKGLEKNRSLASDLNVESADEQHASIVVPGPFAIAYHLISSWAFSDQNVVNGVECNSKNPSDL; from the exons ATGTTCATCTTTCAGTTTCTCCTCCTCCTTCCTCCTACTCTCCGTTGCTTTTCAAAATTCCCCTTCCCCCAAACGGCGTCGTCTCTAACAAGAGCTTTCTCACAAAGCACCTCCATGTCCATAAACCTTCACTCTCACGCCTTCTCCGGCAACCCTCTGCTCTCCAAATTCCCACTCCCCGGCAACCCCCTTTCGCCCTCTGCAGCTCTCGAAGCTCTCAACGCGCGAATTAGCCTAAACAACACTCACTCTTCTCCCTCCCCGAGCTTCAAGGTGCTGCCTTTCAGAAATGGGAGGCCCTTGGCTTCTTCATCGGCCGGTACCGGCGACTCGCCGCCGATTTGGGATCTGGGTTGGCTCGGCTTGGACGATCTCAGGGGTATTTTCGAGAATTCAGGTGCCCAGTTGAGCGTGGACTTGTTGGTGTATCTGAATTCGAGTTCAGAGGACGACGCCGTTTACTGGGCAATCGATGTTTCTGATAAAGTACCTGAATTGGGTAGCAACAACGCGGCGGGGTTGTGTTTTGTGGAGCTTCGAACGCTCATGGTGGCTACAGACTGGTCGGATTTGCAACTGATGGGAAACTTGGCTATTGCTGGTCAT GTGGTCATTATGCTCGTTATTGATAGAGAGAATGACCGTGCTCTATTGGCTAAACGACCGATGCGTATAGCTCGATTGTATACCTGCTTATCAGGTTTCACAGAG CCAGGAGAAAGCTTGGAGGAAGCTGTAAGAAGAGAAACATGGGAAGAGACTGGTATTGAAGTGGGAGAAGTTGTTTACCACAGTTCTCAGCCATGGCCTG TTGCACCAAATAGCATTCCATGTCAGCTGATGGTTGGGttctttgcatatgcaaaatCCCTTGAAATAACTGTGGACAAGACAGAGTTAGAAG ATGCTCAGTGGTTCAGTAGAGAAGATGTAAGAAAAGCATTGACGTTTGCTAAATACAAGCAAGCCCAAAGAACTGCAGCAGAGAAGGTTGAGCAAATGTGTAAGGGACTAGAAAAGAATCGAAGCTTGGCTTCAGATCTCAATGTGGAGAGTGCTGATGAACAACACGCTTCAATAGTTGTTCCTGGACCCTTTGCGATAGCCTATCACCTTATTTCTTCTTGGGCCTTCTCAGATCAAAATGTAGTAAATGGTGTTGAATGCAATTCAAAAAACCCATCGGATCTATGA
- the LOC114393031 gene encoding zinc finger CCCH domain-containing protein 39-like, which translates to MSFSDHIPSFMMSPPSFSTDTDAIEVRLQFPMNNESLEPHSPQDRPPSFKRARTCDNSLSNAMACPPRMIQHPAVNKGTSHIFFKTRICAKFRVGACRNGENCNFAHGLEDMRQPPPNWQELVGLRGEERPPMAGDWDDDQKIIHKMKLCKKYYNGEECPYGDKCSFLHEDPARFRDDSVRYRESTSISIGTNGSPKSYGDASNNLESNRAVNTGLNVFRGNVKSTYWKTKLCIKFETTGHCPFGDDCHFAHGQAELQVPGGRTEAETAGVNPISTKATIPTLPRATSVSSNDAPPSHRASVPPANEKERDKKYLLKWKGHKKINRIYGDWLDDLPLVHNLPGRVGT; encoded by the exons ATGAGTTTCTCTGACCATATTCCATCCTTCATGATGTCACCGCCGTCATTTTCCACAGACACGGATGCCATTGAAGTGAGGCTTCAATTTCCAATGAACAACGAATCGTTGGAGCCACATTCACCACAGGATCGACCCCCTTCGTTCAAGAGGGCAAGGACCTGTGATAACAGCCTCTCCAATGCAATGGCATGCCCTCCAAGGATGATTCAGCACCCTGCAGTTAACAAAGGAACGAGCCACATTTTCTTCAAGACCCGCATCTGTGCAAAGTTCAGAGTTGGTGCTTGTAGAAACGGCGAGAACTGCAATTTTGCACATGGGCTTGAGGACATGAGGCAGCCGCCACCAAATTGGCAAGAGCTTGTTGGGTTGCGCGGTGAGGAGCGGCCACCGATGGCGGGGGATTGGGATGATGACCAGAAAATCATACACAAGATGAAGCTGTGCAAGAAGTATTACAATGGGGAGGAATGCCCCTATGGTGATAAGTGTAGTTTTCTTCATGAAGACCCTGCCAGGTTCAGGGATGATTCGGTGAGGTACAGGGAGAGCACATCTATAAGCATTGGAACTAATGGATCCCCCAAGTCCTATGGTGATGCCTCTAATAATTTAGAAAGCAATAGGGCTGTGAATACTGGCTTAAATGTTTTCCGGGGGAATGTTAAATCTACCTATTGGAAGACTAAACTGTGCATCAAGTTTGAGACAACAGGCCACTGCCCCTTTGGGGATGACTGTCACTTTGCTCATGGGCAAGCAG AGTTACAAGTTCCTGGTGGTCGCACTGAGGCAGAAACTGCAGGTGTCAATCCAATCTCAACTAAAGCTACCATTCCAACCTTACCAAGAGCTACATCAGTTTCTTCTAATGATGCACCTCCTAGCCACAGAGCAAGTGTACCTCCAGCAAACGAAAAGGAACGAGATAAGAAGTATTTACTGAAGTGGAAAGGACACAAGAAGATCAACCGAATTTATGGTGACTGGCTTGACGATTTGCCGCTCGTTCACAACTTGCCAGGTAGAGTGGGGACCTGA
- the LOC114393139 gene encoding zinc finger Ran-binding domain-containing protein 2-like has translation MSWSGGDWMCGVCEHINFKKREACQSCGYPKYGGPDPSTYRYNRTEALAGDWFCNCGAHNFASRSNCFRCGSMKDDYSSGYGNNSGGYGSDTFPPGWKTGDWLCPRHGCGVHNYASRTECYICKMPRDYGGAD, from the exons ATGAGCTGGTCTGGAGGAGATTGGATGTGTGGTGTTTGCGAGCATATAAATTTCAAGAAGAGGGAAGCATGCCAGAGTTGTGGATACCCCAAGTATGGGGGTCCTGACCCTTCAACCTACAGATACAACAGGACTGAAGCTTTAGCAGGGGACTGGTTTTGCAACTGTGGAGCTCACAACTTCGCAAGTCGATCAAACTGCTTCAGATGTGGCTCAATGAAAGATGATTACTCTTCAGGATATGGCAACAACTCTGGAGGATATGGATCTGACACTTTCCCCCCAGGATGGAAGACTGGAGACTGGCTTTGCCCAAG ACATGGATGTGGAGTGCATAACTATGCCAGCAGGACAGAATGCTATATATGCAAAATGCCAAGGGATTATG GTGGTGCAGACTGA